AGCGGGCTTCGCGGACAGGTCGGCGTCGTCGTACTTGCCGGTCGCCGAGTGGAGCACGTACCCGTTCCGGATCATGAGGAACGAGAAGTAGTCGAACTGGTAGTTCTTGCCGTCCATGACCCCGTAACCGTCATCGGGCGCCCCGCCGTGCTCAAGCACGCGGATGAAGGCTTCCTTCTTCGGGAAACCGAGCACGCGACCGGCGTCGATCGCGGCGTCCTGGGTCAGGTACATGTACGGGTAGTAGCCGGCGTAGAGCGTACGGCCGTCACCGGCCTTGTGGCTCGCGGCCACGGTCACACCCATCTCGCCGTACGGGCCGAGCATGGTGTGGTTGTGGTCGACGTACCAGAACTCGACGATGTCGTCCTCGAGGTCAAGGCAGTCGGGAAGCACGCGCCGAAGCTGCTTCTCATCGGCGCGGTAGAAGAATGCTGACCAACGCGAGTTGGTGTAGGTCAGCGGCAGAGTGTCGATGTCCCAGATGGGGTCGACGAGCGAGTAGATGAACGCGGTCTTCTCGTCACGGTCGACAGGCGAGGGAGGAATCTCCCCCGTCTCTGCACCCGGGACCTGCGTCACGGCGAACT
This region of Miltoncostaea oceani genomic DNA includes:
- a CDS encoding acetoacetate decarboxylase family protein; protein product: MAEQFAVTQVPGAETGEIPPSPVDRDEKTAFIYSLVDPIWDIDTLPLTYTNSRWSAFFYRADEKQLRRVLPDCLDLEDDIVEFWYVDHNHTMLGPYGEMGVTVAASHKAGDGRTLYAGYYPYMYLTQDAAIDAGRVLGFPKKEAFIRVLEHGGAPDDGYGVMDGKNYQFDYFSFLMIRNGYVLHSATGKYDDADLSAKPAFYGNTDYGRMNMKVVTAPDLSSSEWQLVYLPSMVTKDLATAMGRPDSEGSHRFQVKPESIRTASPESINWFMQATPYDNLGHELPPKEMIGLMTFSFDLIIPAGEVPWTETYTRDATWAGAAKPYRFGLRHRFPKPIGLGA